A DNA window from Pseudomonas wuhanensis contains the following coding sequences:
- a CDS encoding peptide chain release factor 3, with the protein MTKQAAEVAKRRTFAIISHPDAGKTTITEKLLLMGKAIAIAGTVKSRKSDRHATSDWMEMEKQRGISITTSVMQFPYRDHMINLLDTPGHEDFSEDTYRTLTAVDSALMVLDGGKGVEPRTIALMDVCRLRDTPIVSFINKLDRDIRDPIELLDEIEAVLKIKAAPITWPIGCYRDFKGVYHLADDYIIVYTAGHGHERTDVKIIEKLDSDEARAHLGDEYDRFVDQLELVQGACHEFNQQEFLDGQLTPVFFGTALGNFGVDHVLDAVVNWAPKPLARVANERTVEPVEEKFSGFVFKIQANMDPKHRDRIAFMRICSGKYEKGMKMRHVRTGKDVRIGDALTFFSSEREQLEEAFAGDIIGLHNHGTIQIGDTFTEGEVLGFTGIPHFAPELFRRVRLRDPLKSKQLRQGLQQLAEEGATQVFFPERSNDIILGAVGVLQFDVVASRLKEEYKVECSYEPITVYSARWIDCDDKKKFEEFRVKAVENLAVDGGGHLTYLAPTRVNLALMEERWPDVKFRATREHH; encoded by the coding sequence ATGACCAAACAGGCCGCCGAAGTCGCGAAACGCCGCACTTTCGCCATTATTTCCCACCCCGATGCCGGTAAGACCACCATCACCGAGAAGCTCTTGCTGATGGGCAAGGCGATTGCGATTGCGGGCACGGTGAAATCTCGAAAATCCGACCGCCATGCCACCTCCGACTGGATGGAAATGGAAAAACAACGGGGTATTTCCATTACCACGTCGGTCATGCAGTTCCCGTATCGCGATCACATGATCAACCTGCTCGACACCCCGGGCCACGAAGACTTCTCCGAAGATACCTACCGCACCCTGACAGCGGTGGACTCGGCATTGATGGTCCTCGACGGCGGTAAGGGTGTAGAACCACGGACCATCGCCCTGATGGACGTCTGCCGTTTGCGTGACACGCCGATCGTCAGCTTCATCAACAAACTCGACCGTGACATTCGCGACCCGATCGAACTGCTCGACGAAATCGAAGCGGTCCTGAAGATCAAGGCGGCGCCGATCACCTGGCCGATCGGTTGCTACCGCGACTTCAAGGGCGTTTATCACCTCGCCGACGACTACATCATCGTCTACACCGCCGGCCACGGCCATGAGCGTACCGATGTGAAAATCATCGAGAAGCTCGACTCCGATGAGGCCCGCGCGCACTTGGGCGACGAGTACGATCGCTTCGTTGATCAGCTGGAACTGGTGCAGGGCGCCTGCCACGAATTCAATCAACAGGAATTCCTCGACGGCCAACTGACACCGGTGTTCTTCGGTACCGCTCTGGGCAACTTCGGTGTCGATCACGTGCTCGACGCCGTGGTCAACTGGGCGCCGAAACCGCTGGCCCGTGTCGCCAACGAGCGCACCGTGGAACCAGTGGAAGAGAAGTTCTCAGGCTTCGTGTTCAAGATCCAGGCGAACATGGACCCCAAACACCGCGACCGCATCGCCTTCATGCGTATTTGCTCCGGCAAGTACGAAAAAGGCATGAAAATGCGCCACGTGCGCACCGGCAAAGACGTGCGGATCGGCGATGCGCTGACCTTCTTCTCCTCCGAGCGTGAGCAACTGGAAGAAGCGTTTGCCGGCGACATCATCGGTTTGCATAACCACGGCACCATCCAGATCGGCGACACCTTCACCGAAGGCGAAGTCCTGGGCTTCACCGGTATCCCGCACTTCGCCCCGGAACTGTTCCGTCGCGTGCGTCTGCGTGATCCGCTGAAATCCAAGCAACTGCGGCAGGGCTTGCAGCAACTGGCCGAAGAAGGCGCCACCCAGGTGTTCTTCCCCGAGCGCAGCAACGACATCATCCTCGGCGCCGTCGGTGTGCTGCAGTTCGATGTGGTCGCCAGCCGTTTGAAAGAGGAATACAAGGTCGAGTGCTCGTATGAGCCGATCACCGTTTATTCCGCGCGCTGGATCGATTGCGATGATAAGAAGAAGTTTGAGGAGTTCCGGGTCAAGGCCGTGGAAAACCTCGCTGTCGACGGCGGCGGTCACCTGACCTACCTGGCCCCGACACGGGTCAACCTGGCGCTGATGGAAGAGCGCTGGCCGGATGTGAAATTCCGTGCGACGCGTGAGCATCACTAA
- a CDS encoding ABC transporter permease, which translates to MAIRYGKGLTGGAVVVALLALLVHWIGINTIEQYRDDLLFYLQAHLILVLVSMLAALVVGIPAGIFLSRPTMVGRAERFMQIFNIGNTVPPLAVLAIALGILGIGSGPAIFALFLASLLPIVRNTYEGLKNVQGSLKEAAVGIGMTPTQVLWRVELPNAVPIIIGGVRVALAINVGTAPLAFLIGANSLGSLIFPGIALNNQPQLLLGAACTALLALLLDGLVTLASRLWLERGLRPS; encoded by the coding sequence GTGGCTATTCGCTATGGCAAAGGGCTGACAGGAGGTGCGGTTGTCGTCGCCCTTCTGGCCCTGCTGGTCCACTGGATTGGCATCAACACGATCGAACAGTACCGCGACGATTTGTTGTTTTACCTGCAAGCTCATCTGATTCTCGTCCTCGTTTCCATGCTGGCCGCCCTTGTAGTGGGCATCCCCGCCGGCATCTTCCTCAGCCGCCCGACCATGGTTGGACGCGCCGAACGCTTCATGCAGATCTTCAACATCGGCAACACAGTGCCGCCTCTTGCCGTACTGGCCATTGCATTGGGGATCCTCGGCATCGGCAGCGGCCCGGCGATCTTCGCCTTGTTCCTCGCCTCACTGTTGCCGATTGTGCGCAACACCTACGAAGGGCTGAAAAACGTCCAGGGTTCACTCAAGGAAGCGGCCGTTGGCATCGGCATGACACCGACTCAGGTGCTATGGCGGGTCGAACTACCGAACGCCGTGCCGATCATCATCGGTGGCGTGCGCGTGGCGCTGGCGATCAACGTCGGTACCGCACCGCTGGCGTTCCTGATTGGCGCCAACAGCCTGGGCAGCCTGATTTTCCCCGGCATCGCCCTGAACAATCAGCCGCAACTGCTGCTCGGCGCGGCCTGCACCGCCCTGTTGGCCTTGCTGCTCGACGGCCTGGTGACACTCGCCAGCCGCCTCTGGCTCGAACGCGGCTTGCGCCCGTCTTAA
- a CDS encoding glycine betaine ABC transporter substrate-binding protein yields MKKLSFLLGCVLLFAGFAQAAEKPVIRIGARVFTEQTLLAEITSQYLRTKGYDTQVTGGLGSNLARSAHESGQLDLMWEYTGVSLVAYNHVTDKLDSAQSYARVKELDAKKGLVWLTPSKFSNTYALALPENTAKAYPQINTISELNTVLQAEAKTNHLVALDTEFANRSDGLDGMVDLYGMNLTRNNIRQMDAGLVYTALRNGQVFAGLVYTTDGRLNAFKLKLLEDDKHYFPDYTAAPVVSQVYLDAHPKLAEELKPLAELFDDATMRQLNARVDVDHESPSSVAADFLRQHPIN; encoded by the coding sequence ATGAAGAAATTAAGCTTTTTACTAGGCTGCGTTCTGCTGTTCGCAGGATTTGCCCAAGCCGCTGAAAAACCGGTGATCCGCATCGGCGCCCGGGTGTTCACCGAACAAACCCTGCTGGCGGAAATCACTTCCCAATACCTGCGCACCAAGGGTTACGACACCCAAGTGACCGGCGGTCTGGGTAGCAACCTGGCCCGCAGCGCCCACGAAAGTGGCCAGCTGGATTTGATGTGGGAATACACCGGCGTGTCGCTGGTGGCCTACAACCATGTCACCGACAAGCTCGACAGCGCTCAGTCCTACGCCCGGGTGAAAGAACTCGACGCGAAAAAGGGCCTGGTCTGGCTCACCCCGTCGAAGTTCAGCAACACCTACGCCCTGGCCCTGCCGGAAAACACCGCAAAGGCTTACCCGCAGATCAACACCATCAGCGAGCTGAACACGGTGCTGCAGGCTGAGGCGAAGACTAATCATCTCGTCGCGCTGGACACCGAGTTTGCCAACCGTTCCGACGGACTCGATGGCATGGTGGACCTCTACGGCATGAACCTGACCCGCAACAACATCCGCCAGATGGATGCCGGGCTGGTCTACACCGCTCTGCGCAATGGCCAGGTGTTTGCCGGTCTGGTCTACACCACCGACGGTCGTTTGAACGCCTTCAAGCTCAAATTGCTGGAAGACGACAAACATTACTTCCCGGACTACACCGCCGCGCCAGTGGTGAGTCAGGTTTACCTCGACGCCCACCCGAAACTCGCCGAAGAGCTCAAGCCACTGGCCGAACTTTTCGACGACGCCACCATGCGTCAGCTGAATGCGCGGGTCGATGTCGATCATGAAAGCCCTTCATCCGTTGCTGCAGATTTCCTGCGCCAGCACCCCATCAACTGA
- a CDS encoding ABC transporter permease, which produces MEFLNAFSHLDWPQVLHLTWQHITLVGIAVTLAILVGVPLGILMTRFPTLAGPLQASATVLLTVPSIALFGLLLPFYSKFGQGLGPMPAITAVFLYSLLPIMRNTYLALTGVEPGIREAARGIGMTFGQRLRMVELPIAVPVILAGVRTAVVMNIGVMTIAATIGAGGLGVLILASISRSDMSMLIVGAVLVSLLAIFADLLLQWLQRTLTPKGLLK; this is translated from the coding sequence ATGGAATTTTTGAACGCCTTTTCCCATCTCGATTGGCCGCAGGTTTTGCACCTGACCTGGCAGCACATCACCCTGGTCGGCATCGCCGTGACCCTGGCGATTCTGGTCGGCGTGCCGCTGGGCATCCTGATGACCCGTTTCCCGACACTGGCCGGCCCGTTGCAAGCCAGCGCTACGGTGTTGCTGACCGTGCCATCGATTGCGCTGTTCGGCCTGCTGCTGCCGTTCTACTCCAAATTCGGCCAGGGCCTCGGCCCGATGCCGGCGATCACCGCCGTGTTTCTGTACTCGTTGCTGCCGATCATGCGTAACACCTATTTGGCGCTGACCGGCGTCGAACCGGGTATTCGCGAAGCGGCGCGCGGCATCGGCATGACCTTCGGCCAGCGCCTGCGCATGGTCGAACTGCCGATTGCCGTGCCGGTGATCCTCGCCGGCGTGCGCACCGCCGTGGTGATGAACATCGGCGTGATGACCATCGCCGCGACCATCGGCGCCGGTGGTCTCGGTGTACTCATTCTCGCTTCCATCAGCCGCAGCGACATGTCGATGCTGATCGTCGGCGCCGTGCTGGTCAGTCTCCTGGCCATCTTCGCCGATCTGCTCCTGCAATGGCTGCAACGCACGCTGACTCCAAAAGGACTGCTCAAATGA